One segment of Rhodopirellula baltica SH 1 DNA contains the following:
- a CDS encoding DUF3140 domain-containing protein, with amino-acid sequence MATSLSEKQEEIYDEFYDLVNMQPKEIEDWLETEESKSVGQTKDGDDESVGRQSARKIIEIKRTNKSDLSDEQVDHMQKVCGYIKRHVAQEPDGDVSETDWCYSLKNWGHDPSK; translated from the coding sequence ATGGCTACCAGCCTATCTGAAAAGCAAGAAGAGATTTATGACGAGTTTTACGACCTCGTGAACATGCAGCCCAAAGAGATTGAGGATTGGTTGGAGACCGAAGAGTCCAAATCCGTCGGGCAAACCAAGGATGGCGATGACGAGTCCGTTGGTCGCCAATCGGCTCGCAAGATCATTGAGATCAAACGCACGAACAAGTCGGATCTTTCAGACGAACAAGTGGATCACATGCAGAAGGTGTGCGGATACATCAAACGGCATGTTGCGCAAGAACCCGATGGCGATGTTTCAGAGACTGATTGGTGCTACAGCCTGAAGAATTGGGGCCACGATCCGTCGAAGTAA
- a CDS encoding c-type cytochrome, with amino-acid sequence MLLTWKRALLAGIVLGILGTVVLISGVVPVKASSGHWQITRWFLDFASDRSVSFHSRGTQPPEDGELRDVRLGEEIFQTNCRFCHGLPGKEQPPVARGMTPTPPRLDRSLLEKEPRELHYIIQHGIKFAGMPAWPVPARGDEVWPVVAYLRKSLEEDRETFRAERTEDDLAAIAKLPVLQACIDCHGVDGASRAGKQVPQLTGQAEGYLRQSLLAFRSSERFSGAMMPVSHDLTNQEIDTLSKHYHEATWNDVRTRVDDDVADQAAIERGRELATVGDRGRKIPSCQKCHGPQAENRRDDYPNLAGQSKWYLQQQLELFEKRSRGGARTARLMHPIADKLSKRDRSDLAAFYASLQTPNQPSEH; translated from the coding sequence ATGCTGTTGACTTGGAAGCGAGCATTGCTCGCAGGTATCGTTCTGGGCATCCTGGGCACCGTCGTATTGATAAGCGGCGTGGTTCCGGTGAAGGCCAGCAGCGGTCACTGGCAAATCACGCGTTGGTTCCTGGATTTCGCGAGCGACCGATCGGTGAGTTTTCACTCTCGAGGGACTCAGCCACCCGAAGACGGCGAACTGAGGGATGTGCGATTGGGGGAAGAAATTTTTCAAACCAATTGTCGTTTCTGTCACGGTTTGCCGGGGAAGGAACAGCCTCCCGTTGCCAGGGGAATGACGCCGACACCGCCGCGGTTGGATCGATCACTGTTGGAAAAAGAACCGAGGGAATTGCACTACATCATTCAGCACGGGATCAAGTTCGCTGGCATGCCCGCGTGGCCCGTGCCGGCGCGAGGCGACGAGGTCTGGCCGGTGGTTGCTTATCTGCGGAAGTCTTTGGAAGAGGATCGTGAGACCTTCCGCGCCGAACGAACAGAAGACGACTTGGCGGCGATTGCAAAACTGCCTGTCCTTCAAGCTTGTATTGATTGCCATGGTGTGGATGGAGCCAGCCGAGCGGGCAAGCAGGTGCCACAATTGACGGGGCAAGCGGAAGGCTACCTTCGACAATCATTGCTCGCATTCCGCTCATCCGAACGATTCAGCGGTGCGATGATGCCGGTGTCTCACGATCTGACGAATCAGGAGATTGATACTCTTTCCAAACACTATCACGAAGCGACCTGGAACGATGTGCGAACCCGAGTTGACGACGATGTGGCGGATCAAGCGGCCATTGAACGAGGGCGTGAACTCGCGACGGTTGGTGATCGCGGTCGAAAGATCCCGTCCTGTCAAAAGTGCCACGGACCGCAAGCGGAGAACCGTCGTGATGACTATCCCAACTTGGCGGGGCAGTCGAAGTGGTATCTGCAGCAACAATTGGAACTTTTTGAGAAGCGGTCTCGCGGTGGGGCAAGAACGGCACGCTTGATGCATCCTATCGCAGACAAGTTGTCCAAGCGGGATCGTTCCGATTTGGCAGCTTTCTACGCTTCCTTGCAAACACCCAACCAACCTTCAGAGCACTGA